Within Bradymonas sediminis, the genomic segment AATAATACGATGAAGCTGATGAACCAAAAGAACAGTTCCCCGCTGAAGCCCACGCGCCCTAATAGCCGGGTTGTCAGCTCATTGAGCGGCAGGAGTCACGCCATGAGACGCACTTTATCCGCCCTCTGTCTTTGCACCCTCGCCGGATTCGGTGGCTCGGTGTTGACCCCGACCACCGCCTTTGCGCAGGGCAGCGCCGCCACGAGCGTGAAATCCTCGGGTGCGCTGCAGGTCAGAGAGGCCGACGACGGCACGTATATTCGCCTGCGCGGCACCGGTGAGCCGACCTTCTCGGTCTTCAAGCTCACCAACCCGCTGCGACTCTTTGTGGACGTCTCCGGCTGGGAGCCCGCCTCGGGCGACAGCGCTTCGGCGGCGACCCAGAACGTGTCAAACGGCGTCATCTCCAAGGTCGCCCTGGTCGGCGTCGATGAGAATGCCCGCCCCATCACCCGTCTGATTATCGGGTTCGACGAGGCCGCGCATTATGACGTCAAGGCCGATGGCAACGATATTGTGGTGTTCGTCGACGGCGCCAAGCGCCAGCAGGCGCCGCGTAATCTGGCGCAGGTTCAGCAGCGCACCAAGCAGCTCGAGGCCGAGCGCCAGGCCGCGCTCAAGCGCGCCGCAGAGCTCAGCAACGCGCTGGGTTCCGCGCGCAGCGAGCTCGACTCGGTCGCCCACGAAAAAGACCAGGTCAAGGCGCGTCTGGCCAAGATGGCCGCCGACGCCCAGCGCTCGGCCCAGAAGGTCGACACGCAGATCGCCAAGCTCGAGGCGGCGCAGAATCGCCAGCGCGAGCTGGAAACCCAGATCGACAAATTGCGCGCCTCGCTTGCCCAGGGCAACGAGTCGGTGCGCAGCGAATTGGCCGAGTTCGAGAAGACCCGCGACCAGCTTAATAACAGGCTGAAGACGCAGCGCTCCGAATTGCAGGCTGCGCGCACCCAGGCCGATAAAGCCAACCAGCGCGTCGCCGAGATCCAGGCGCTCGTGAATCAGCGCGAGTCCGAAATCACGCGACTTCGCGCCGAATTGCAGCAGACCCGCGCGCGCCAAAAAGAAGTGGCCAAAGGCAACGAGAGCCTCGAGGCAGCGCGCAAGAAAAACGCGCAGGAGCTCGCAAGCCTGCAGAAGTTGCGCCAGCAGCTCAAGGGCGAGCAGCAGCGCATGGCCGCGCTTGAGACCAAGCGTCAGGCCGAGCAGACCCGCCTGGCCGAGCTCGCCAGCGAGCGCCAGGCCGCCCAGCGCCAGCTCGCCGATACCGAGTCCCAGCTCGCCGAGCGCCGCCAGGAGCTCGAGGCGATTCGCAGCCGCGAGAACCTGCCGGCCGCCCGCGCCGTGGCGCTCAACGCCCAGGAAGCGAACTCGGTTCGCGATATCCGCCTCGAGACGGTCAACGGCCGCTCGCGCATCATCGTCGAGCTCAACCGCGCGTCCTCTTCCTTCGAGACGCTTCCGTCCAAGGACAGCCGCGCGGTCATGATTCTCAATAACGTGTCGCTGCCCGACGCCCTTGAGCGCACGCTGTCTAGCGACGCGCAGAGCGGCGCGGTGCGCCTGCTCTCCAGCTATACCGACCGCGAAGGAAACGTGCGCGTCGAAGCTGAGCTGGGCGGCAAGACCTCCGAGATCATCCGTCAGGATGGCAACCAGGTGGTCTGGGAATTCGCTCCGGAGATGACCGAGGAGCTCGCGCAGAACGCCCCGCAGAACACGGTACACCCCGGCGGCCAAGCTCGCCCGTCCACCCAGGGCACCAGCTTCACCTCGGCCCCGCCGAATTACCCGCGCACCGTCGCCGACCCGTCCAAGGTCAGCACCGTCCCGGGCATGAAGCGCAAGCGCCTGACCATTGACCTTCGCTCGGCCGACATCCAGAACGTGCTGCGCCTGCTGGCCAAAGAGGGCGGCGTCAACATCATCTCGGGCGACGGCGTCAAGGGCAGCGTGACGATGCGCCTGCGCAGCGTGCCGCTCGACCAGGTCTTTTTGACCGTGCTGAACTCCCAGGGGCTTGGCTTCGAGGTGCGCGGCAACGTCATCCGCGTCGCCCCGCAGGCCACGCTCTTGGCAGAGCAAAAAGCCCGCGCCGAGGCGCGCGCCAGCGCCCAGCAGCTCGAGCCGCTCGAGGTCTTTTTGATGCCGGTCAACTACGCCGCGGCCAGCGAGATGCAGCCGCAGGTCCAGGGACTGCTGAGCCCGCGCGGCTCGGTCACCGTCGACGCGCGTACCAACACCCTTATCATCAAGGACCTGGCCGCCAACCTGACCCCGATTCGTGCCCTGGTTGAGAGCCTCGACTCGCAGGTTCCGCAGGTGCTCATCGAGGCCCGCATCGTCGAGACCAACGACACCTTCACCCGTCAGTTGGGCATCCAGTGGGGCGGTGACTTCTCGTTCTCTCAAGGAAACGGTAACCCGACCGGGCTTATCTTCCCGAGCGTCCTGGGCGTCGCGGGTGGCGCAACCGACGGCGAGACCAACGCTACTGGCACCTCGTCGAACCCGAACTTCGCGGTCAACTTGCCCGCCCCGGCCGGTACCGGCTCCGGTGGTGCGATTGGTCTGACCATGGGCAGCGTCGGCGGCGCCGTGAACCTGAACCTGCGCCTGTCGGCCATGGAGGCCTCGGGCCACGCCAAAATCGTGAGCGCCCCGCGCATCCTGACCATGGATAATACCGAGGCGACCATCTCACAGGGCACCTCGATTCCGATCAGCGTGGTCAGCGCGGCCGGCGTCCAGACCGTCTTCGTCGACGCGACCCTGGAGCTCACCGTGACCCCGCACGTCACGCCCGACGGCAACGTCCAGCTCAAGATTTCGGCCTCCAAAAACGAGCCCGACTTCCAGAACACCGGCGCCCGTGGTGACCCCACGATCATCCGTAAGCAAGCCGAGACCGAGCTGCTTATCAAAGATGGTGACACCACCGTGATCGGCGGTATCTACACCCGAAACTCTGGTTCAAGCCTGTCGGCGGTCCCCTTCTTGCACAAGATTCCGATCCTCGGCGCGCTCTTCAA encodes:
- the pilQ gene encoding type IV pilus secretin PilQ, with the translated sequence MRRTLSALCLCTLAGFGGSVLTPTTAFAQGSAATSVKSSGALQVREADDGTYIRLRGTGEPTFSVFKLTNPLRLFVDVSGWEPASGDSASAATQNVSNGVISKVALVGVDENARPITRLIIGFDEAAHYDVKADGNDIVVFVDGAKRQQAPRNLAQVQQRTKQLEAERQAALKRAAELSNALGSARSELDSVAHEKDQVKARLAKMAADAQRSAQKVDTQIAKLEAAQNRQRELETQIDKLRASLAQGNESVRSELAEFEKTRDQLNNRLKTQRSELQAARTQADKANQRVAEIQALVNQRESEITRLRAELQQTRARQKEVAKGNESLEAARKKNAQELASLQKLRQQLKGEQQRMAALETKRQAEQTRLAELASERQAAQRQLADTESQLAERRQELEAIRSRENLPAARAVALNAQEANSVRDIRLETVNGRSRIIVELNRASSSFETLPSKDSRAVMILNNVSLPDALERTLSSDAQSGAVRLLSSYTDREGNVRVEAELGGKTSEIIRQDGNQVVWEFAPEMTEELAQNAPQNTVHPGGQARPSTQGTSFTSAPPNYPRTVADPSKVSTVPGMKRKRLTIDLRSADIQNVLRLLAKEGGVNIISGDGVKGSVTMRLRSVPLDQVFLTVLNSQGLGFEVRGNVIRVAPQATLLAEQKARAEARASAQQLEPLEVFLMPVNYAAASEMQPQVQGLLSPRGSVTVDARTNTLIIKDLAANLTPIRALVESLDSQVPQVLIEARIVETNDTFTRQLGIQWGGDFSFSQGNGNPTGLIFPSVLGVAGGATDGETNATGTSSNPNFAVNLPAPAGTGSGGAIGLTMGSVGGAVNLNLRLSAMEASGHAKIVSAPRILTMDNTEATISQGTSIPISVVSAAGVQTVFVDATLELTVTPHVTPDGNVQLKISASKNEPDFQNTGARGDPTIIRKQAETELLIKDGDTTVIGGIYTRNSGSSLSAVPFLHKIPILGALFKSTSTSERRTELLIFITPRIVNRQESLGSNRAGGSVDMD